One segment of Oscillospiraceae bacterium MB08-C2-2 DNA contains the following:
- a CDS encoding cobyric acid synthase encodes MAKSIMIQGTMSDSGKSLISTGLCRIFKQDGFRVAPFKSQNMALNSFITREGLEMGRAQVTQAEAAGVEPSVLMNPILLKPTGETGSQVIVKGEVLGDMKATEYYAYKHRLREPILECYTELARTHDVIVLEGAGSPAEINLKSGDIVNMGMAKMADAPVLLVGDIDRGGVFASLYGTVALLEPEEKARIKGIVINKFRGDVEILRPGLAMLEEMTGIPVVGVVPMLNVHIEEEDGLSLENRSQQAPKPVDIAVIRLPRISNFTDFIPLEKHPALGVRYVSSPRELGYPDLIILPGTKNTMADLLWLRQNGLEAAIKKQAAGTPVLGICGGYQMLGNTLSDPHNVENGGELRGMELLPVETVFEASKTRRQVKGEIQPQEGFFSCLNGCGLTGYEIHMGKTARLAQALPFVRLEGDSLDGTALANVAGCYIHGLFESREMVQALAGALLTTKGLGAQQEGLPDFAAYKEQQYDLLAEALRRALDMEQIYRILEKKGD; translated from the coding sequence ATGGCAAAATCCATAATGATACAGGGTACCATGTCGGATTCCGGAAAAAGCTTAATTTCCACCGGCCTCTGCCGAATATTTAAGCAGGATGGATTCCGGGTGGCCCCCTTTAAGAGTCAGAACATGGCGCTCAACAGCTTTATCACCCGGGAAGGGCTGGAAATGGGCCGGGCGCAGGTAACGCAGGCAGAGGCGGCGGGGGTAGAGCCTTCGGTGCTGATGAACCCTATCCTGCTCAAGCCCACAGGGGAAACCGGCAGTCAGGTGATTGTAAAGGGTGAGGTTCTGGGGGATATGAAGGCCACGGAATACTATGCCTACAAGCATCGGCTCCGGGAGCCTATTTTGGAATGCTACACAGAGCTTGCCCGTACTCACGATGTGATCGTGCTGGAGGGTGCAGGAAGCCCCGCGGAAATCAACCTGAAAAGCGGCGATATTGTCAACATGGGCATGGCCAAAATGGCAGATGCCCCGGTTCTGCTGGTGGGGGATATCGACCGGGGCGGGGTGTTTGCCAGCCTTTATGGAACGGTGGCCCTGCTGGAACCGGAAGAAAAGGCCCGCATCAAGGGAATTGTGATCAACAAATTCCGGGGCGATGTTGAAATCTTGCGGCCCGGGCTGGCTATGCTGGAGGAGATGACCGGTATTCCGGTGGTGGGTGTGGTGCCCATGCTGAATGTACACATAGAGGAGGAGGACGGCCTCTCGCTGGAAAACCGCAGCCAGCAGGCCCCAAAGCCGGTGGATATAGCGGTTATCCGCCTGCCCCGCATCTCCAACTTTACCGATTTTATCCCGTTGGAGAAGCACCCGGCTCTGGGGGTGCGGTATGTAAGCAGTCCCCGGGAGCTTGGCTATCCCGATTTGATTATCCTGCCCGGAACCAAAAATACCATGGCGGATTTGCTGTGGCTGCGCCAAAATGGGCTGGAGGCCGCCATCAAAAAACAGGCGGCGGGAACCCCGGTGCTGGGTATCTGCGGCGGCTATCAAATGCTGGGCAATACCCTTAGTGATCCCCACAATGTGGAAAATGGGGGGGAGCTCCGGGGCATGGAGCTTCTCCCGGTGGAGACCGTGTTTGAGGCCAGTAAAACCCGTAGGCAGGTCAAAGGGGAAATACAGCCGCAGGAGGGCTTTTTTTCCTGCCTGAACGGCTGTGGGCTCACCGGCTATGAAATTCATATGGGCAAGACCGCCCGGCTGGCGCAGGCTCTGCCTTTTGTCCGCTTAGAGGGAGACAGCTTGGATGGTACTGCCTTGGCCAATGTGGCTGGATGCTATATTCACGGGCTTTTTGAGTCAAGGGAAATGGTGCAGGCGCTGGCCGGGGCTCTTTTGACAACCAAGGGTCTTGGCGCACAGCAAGAGGGACTGCCGGATTTTGCCGCCTATAAGGAACAGCAGTATGATCTGCTGGCGGAGGCTTTGCGTCGGGCCTTGGATATGGAACAGATATACCGGATATTAGAAAAGAAGGGGGACTGA
- a CDS encoding threonine-phosphate decarboxylase, whose amino-acid sequence MKLVHGGDVLGFEEKYGRKPLDFSVNTNPLGMPPGAKAAATRALEEAGAYPDPLCRRLTEALSKKEEIPPEAILFGNGAADLIFRLAYALRPKSAMVTAPGFAEYALALGAAGCPVQRHFLREDEGFCVTPRLLEEIQPGLEMLFLCEPNNPTGQTTEPSLLKATLERCRRTGTRLVVDECFVGFLENPQEHTLKGYLTEYPNLVILGAFTKLYAMAGLRLGTCFCTDPSLLEGMKKASQPWPVSSVAQAAGLAALEEPDYLARTREMIAAEKEYLRQGLAEAGIMVLGSEANYLFFKSPIVDFWEKMAREGILIRGCENFPGLSAGYFRIGIKTRADNQRFLQELQTILGQEDGGWQNP is encoded by the coding sequence ATGAAGCTGGTGCATGGCGGTGATGTGCTGGGCTTTGAGGAAAAGTATGGCCGCAAACCGCTGGATTTTTCGGTGAACACCAACCCCTTGGGGATGCCCCCGGGGGCTAAAGCCGCCGCCACCCGGGCGCTGGAGGAGGCGGGCGCCTACCCCGACCCTTTGTGCCGAAGGCTGACCGAGGCTTTGAGCAAAAAGGAGGAGATTCCCCCGGAAGCCATTCTCTTTGGCAACGGGGCCGCCGACCTGATTTTTCGCTTAGCCTACGCTTTGCGCCCCAAAAGTGCCATGGTCACCGCCCCCGGCTTTGCGGAATATGCGCTGGCGTTGGGGGCGGCGGGATGCCCGGTACAGCGGCATTTCCTGCGGGAGGATGAGGGCTTTTGCGTTACACCCCGCCTGTTGGAAGAAATACAGCCGGGGCTGGAGATGCTTTTTCTGTGCGAGCCCAACAACCCCACTGGGCAGACCACAGAGCCATCCCTGCTAAAAGCGACTTTAGAGCGGTGCCGCCGCACCGGCACCCGGCTGGTGGTGGATGAATGCTTTGTGGGCTTTTTGGAAAACCCGCAGGAGCATACCCTAAAAGGGTATTTGACGGAATACCCCAATCTGGTGATACTGGGGGCTTTCACCAAGTTGTATGCCATGGCGGGGCTTCGCCTTGGCACCTGCTTCTGCACCGATCCAAGCCTGCTGGAGGGGATGAAAAAAGCCTCCCAGCCGTGGCCGGTATCCTCAGTGGCGCAGGCGGCGGGGCTGGCGGCTTTGGAGGAACCAGACTACCTTGCCAGAACTCGTGAGATGATTGCCGCCGAAAAGGAATATCTGCGCCAGGGGCTTGCGGAGGCGGGCATAATGGTGCTGGGCTCGGAGGCAAACTATTTGTTTTTCAAGTCTCCCATTGTAGATTTCTGGGAGAAAATGGCCCGGGAGGGCATTCTCATCCGTGGCTGTGAGAACTTTCCCGGCCTGAGCGCTGGGTATTTCCGCATTGGAATCAAAACGAGAGCCGATAACCAGCGTTTTTTGCAGGAGCTTCAAACGATACTTGGGCAGGAGGATGGCGGATGGCAAAATCCATAA
- the cbiB gene encoding adenosylcobinamide-phosphate synthase CbiB has protein sequence MERIAALCMGYTLDLLLGDPLWMPHPVVAMGKAISRLEKLLRRLFPKTPAGELAGGAMLAGLLPSVSFGAGWVFLWLMGRVHPIARLIGEAFLCYQVLATKCLRDAVRPIFKALKESNLPAARLALGQVVGRETKELDREEILRGVVETVAENTSDGVVAPMLFFALGGAPLALAYKAVNTMDSMLGYKNERYLYFGRWAARLDDLANWIPARLTALLMIPAAALTGLDAGNAYKIWRRDHRRHTSPNAPHPEAACAGALGVQLGGNARYFGQMVEKETLGDPLRPLEEEDIPRTCRLLYATSFLCLLLCLGGLVLIW, from the coding sequence TTGGAACGAATAGCGGCACTCTGCATGGGCTATACACTGGATTTGCTCTTAGGTGATCCACTCTGGATGCCTCACCCGGTGGTGGCCATGGGCAAAGCCATTTCCCGATTGGAAAAGCTTCTGCGCAGGCTTTTCCCGAAAACCCCAGCCGGGGAGTTAGCAGGCGGGGCTATGCTGGCGGGTCTTTTGCCGTCAGTGTCTTTTGGTGCCGGGTGGGTGTTTCTTTGGCTGATGGGCAGGGTACATCCCATAGCCCGGTTGATAGGGGAGGCTTTCCTCTGTTATCAAGTGCTGGCCACAAAATGCCTGCGAGATGCGGTACGTCCCATCTTCAAGGCGCTGAAAGAGAGTAATCTTCCCGCCGCCCGGCTGGCTTTGGGTCAGGTGGTGGGACGGGAAACCAAGGAGCTTGACCGGGAGGAAATCCTCCGTGGAGTGGTGGAAACAGTGGCGGAAAACACCAGCGATGGTGTGGTGGCGCCTATGCTGTTCTTTGCCCTTGGGGGTGCTCCGCTGGCGCTGGCCTATAAGGCGGTCAACACCATGGATAGCATGCTGGGCTATAAAAACGAACGATACCTATACTTCGGCCGGTGGGCGGCTCGTTTGGATGACCTTGCCAACTGGATACCCGCCCGGCTGACCGCCTTGCTGATGATTCCGGCGGCGGCACTCACCGGGCTGGATGCCGGGAACGCCTATAAAATTTGGCGGCGGGATCATCGCAGGCACACAAGCCCCAATGCGCCCCACCCAGAGGCGGCCTGTGCCGGAGCCTTGGGGGTACAGCTGGGGGGAAATGCCCGGTATTTCGGGCAGATGGTGGAAAAGGAAACCTTGGGTGATCCTCTGCGCCCCTTGGAAGAAGAGGATATCCCACGCACCTGCCGCCTTTTGTATGCCACAAGCTTTTTGTGCCTGCTCCTGTGCCTTGGGGGGCTGGTCTTGATTTGGTAG
- a CDS encoding cobyrinate a,c-diamide synthase, which produces MTDLPRLLFTASASGTGKTTVTCGFLQALLGRGKKPVSFKCGPDYIDPMFHRRVLGVPGHNLDLFFTSEQVTLSLLAQGAAKGNIGVLEGAMGYYDGLSGGSDTASAWHMAQVTRTPSILVLEPGGMALSAAALVKGFATFRENSGLRGILLNRCEKSRFEALAPVLERETGLPVLGYLPRRAEFAFESRHLGLVTADEVADIRTRLERLAAQLEQSVDISALLDIAASAPPLEVDAPTIQPAVCGSPVIAVARDKAFCFYYAENLSLLEKLGARLAFFSPLGDTALPEGTAALYLGGGYPELYAKQLSENLLMRQAVANAVAAGMPTVAECGGFLYLQASLEDAENQSYPMAGALPGKGFPTGKLGRFGYIALTAKEDSLLLRQGETAPAHEFHYWDSDFCGGAFSAQKPVTGRQWSCGQVSESLYGGFPHLYFWGRPQMAERFVKTAARWSERKAQTWNE; this is translated from the coding sequence ATGACTGATTTACCTCGTCTGCTTTTCACCGCCTCCGCCAGCGGAACCGGCAAAACCACTGTCACCTGCGGCTTTTTGCAGGCTTTGCTTGGCCGGGGGAAAAAGCCGGTTTCCTTCAAATGCGGCCCGGATTATATTGATCCTATGTTCCACCGAAGGGTGCTGGGGGTTCCCGGCCACAATCTGGATTTGTTTTTCACCTCGGAGCAGGTAACGCTTTCACTTCTGGCCCAAGGTGCGGCCAAGGGGAATATCGGGGTGCTGGAGGGGGCCATGGGCTATTACGACGGCCTTTCCGGCGGCTCGGATACAGCCAGTGCATGGCATATGGCGCAGGTCACCCGCACCCCCTCCATTCTGGTGCTGGAGCCGGGGGGGATGGCTCTTTCAGCGGCGGCGCTGGTTAAGGGTTTTGCCACCTTCCGGGAGAACAGCGGCCTGCGGGGGATTTTGCTCAACCGCTGTGAAAAATCCCGTTTTGAGGCGCTGGCTCCGGTGCTGGAGCGGGAAACCGGCCTCCCGGTGCTGGGGTATCTGCCCCGGCGGGCAGAGTTTGCTTTTGAGAGCCGCCATTTGGGGCTGGTAACCGCCGATGAGGTGGCGGATATTCGCACCCGGCTGGAGCGCCTTGCCGCCCAGCTGGAGCAATCGGTGGATATCTCCGCCCTTTTGGATATTGCCGCATCGGCTCCTCCCTTGGAGGTGGATGCGCCCACTATACAGCCTGCTGTTTGCGGTTCCCCGGTCATTGCCGTGGCACGGGATAAGGCCTTCTGCTTTTATTATGCGGAAAACCTTTCGCTGTTGGAAAAGCTGGGGGCAAGGCTTGCCTTTTTTAGCCCCTTGGGGGATACCGCTCTGCCCGAGGGGACAGCGGCGCTCTATTTAGGGGGCGGCTACCCTGAGCTATATGCAAAACAGCTCTCGGAAAATCTTCTCATGCGGCAGGCGGTTGCCAATGCCGTAGCGGCGGGGATGCCCACTGTGGCCGAATGCGGCGGGTTCCTCTATTTACAGGCGAGCCTTGAGGATGCAGAAAATCAGTCTTACCCGATGGCAGGAGCCTTGCCGGGAAAGGGCTTTCCTACAGGAAAGCTGGGGCGGTTTGGGTACATTGCCCTCACCGCAAAAGAGGATAGTCTCCTGCTTCGGCAAGGGGAAACGGCCCCCGCTCACGAGTTCCATTATTGGGACAGCGACTTCTGCGGGGGGGCTTTTTCTGCCCAAAAGCCGGTAACAGGCCGTCAGTGGTCTTGCGGGCAGGTCAGCGAAAGCCTGTATGGGGGCTTTCCGCATCTTTATTTCTGGGGCAGGCCCCAAATGGCGGAGCGGTTTGTCAAAACCGCCGCCCGTTGGAGCGAAAGGAAGGCACAAACTTGGAACGAATAG
- the cbiE gene encoding precorrin-6y C5,15-methyltransferase (decarboxylating) subunit CbiE → MKITLVAMGMGGGETLTLKAQAAIQSADALLGATRLLESLTLLPGQQTIGAIAAAEIARHLGENPQWNQVCILYSGDVGFYSGAAGLYPFLESYEVETVCGVSTVQYFAALLRRPWQGFHLVSAHGGPCDIAAHVINHREVFFLTGAGASAAEICCTLCEAGLGDTQVWVGENLSYPHEEIIHGTARELSGQAFASLSVVLAEGEPAFYRAAVTTGIEDEAFIRGKTPMTKREVRAAALSRLEIRPEDTLYDIGAGTGSVAVEMALLARWGRVYAMEQNAEACQLIRQNKARFGTPNLHILEGRAEALVEELPSPDAVFIGGSGGELLEILKKLLAKNPAVRVVITAVTLETFTQASQALKSLGFRNPEVCQLSVSRSEPLGSYTMLKAQNPVFILSAGGRAND, encoded by the coding sequence GTGAAAATTACCCTTGTTGCCATGGGAATGGGCGGGGGCGAAACCCTTACCCTGAAAGCACAAGCTGCCATCCAATCGGCGGATGCTTTGCTTGGTGCGACCCGCCTGTTGGAAAGTCTTACCCTCTTGCCGGGTCAGCAGACGATTGGAGCCATTGCGGCGGCAGAGATCGCACGCCATCTGGGGGAGAATCCCCAGTGGAACCAAGTTTGTATCCTTTATAGCGGGGATGTGGGCTTTTACAGCGGTGCCGCTGGGCTTTACCCTTTTTTGGAGAGCTATGAGGTGGAAACGGTCTGCGGTGTTTCCACCGTGCAGTATTTTGCCGCCTTGCTGCGCCGTCCGTGGCAGGGCTTTCATCTGGTCAGCGCCCATGGCGGCCCTTGCGACATTGCCGCCCATGTGATCAACCACCGGGAGGTATTTTTCCTCACCGGAGCCGGGGCCTCTGCGGCGGAAATCTGCTGTACCCTGTGCGAAGCCGGGCTGGGGGATACCCAAGTGTGGGTGGGAGAAAACCTTTCCTACCCCCATGAAGAGATCATCCACGGCACCGCCCGGGAGCTGTCGGGGCAGGCCTTTGCTTCCTTGAGCGTGGTGCTGGCCGAGGGTGAGCCTGCCTTTTACCGTGCCGCTGTCACCACTGGCATTGAGGATGAAGCCTTTATCCGGGGAAAGACCCCCATGACCAAGCGGGAGGTGCGGGCGGCCGCCCTTTCCCGGTTGGAAATCCGCCCGGAGGATACCCTATACGATATCGGGGCAGGCACTGGCTCTGTAGCGGTGGAAATGGCTCTGCTGGCCCGGTGGGGCCGGGTGTATGCCATGGAGCAGAATGCCGAAGCCTGCCAATTGATCCGGCAGAATAAGGCTCGCTTTGGCACCCCCAATCTGCATATTCTGGAGGGTCGGGCAGAAGCGTTGGTGGAGGAATTGCCCTCGCCCGATGCCGTTTTCATCGGCGGCAGTGGGGGTGAGCTTTTAGAGATACTGAAAAAGCTGTTGGCTAAAAACCCGGCCGTGCGGGTGGTGATCACGGCTGTTACCCTTGAAACCTTTACCCAAGCCTCTCAGGCTTTGAAAAGCTTGGGCTTTCGGAATCCGGAGGTTTGCCAGCTTTCGGTGAGCCGGAGCGAGCCGCTGGGAAGCTATACCATGCTCAAGGCCCAGAATCCGGTGTTCATTCTTTCAGCGGGAGGAAGGGCCAATGACTGA
- the cobK gene encoding precorrin-6A reductase → MKNLLIFAGTTEGRALTQRLAAYPVHLTVCVATDYGRELLPPTGKRLRILTERLDCAQMEALMRQEAFACVVDATHPYADEATRNIAEAARRAGVPYLRLLREQSMVGDCLYFSSLAEAVEGLEALPGNILAATGSKELELYTRISGFESRVYPRVLPTVEALEKCRELGFARSNIIAMQGPFSIALNKALLEQYSIGLLVTKDGGPQGGFAQKQEAAEASGARLVVIGRPTEGEGLAFEDLLDQLLSRLEVSP, encoded by the coding sequence GTGAAAAACCTGCTGATTTTCGCCGGTACCACCGAGGGGCGGGCCTTAACCCAGCGCCTTGCCGCGTATCCTGTTCATCTGACAGTATGTGTTGCCACCGACTATGGCCGGGAGCTGCTGCCTCCTACCGGGAAGCGGCTGAGGATTCTCACGGAGCGCCTTGACTGTGCTCAAATGGAAGCGCTGATGCGTCAGGAAGCCTTTGCCTGTGTGGTGGATGCCACCCACCCTTATGCCGATGAGGCTACCCGCAACATTGCAGAGGCCGCCCGCCGGGCGGGGGTGCCCTATTTGCGCCTTCTGCGAGAGCAAAGCATGGTGGGGGACTGCCTGTATTTTTCTTCACTGGCAGAGGCGGTGGAAGGGCTGGAGGCCTTGCCGGGGAACATCTTGGCCGCTACCGGCAGTAAAGAGCTGGAGCTTTACACCCGCATTTCTGGCTTTGAAAGCCGGGTTTATCCCCGGGTTCTCCCCACTGTGGAGGCGTTGGAAAAATGCCGGGAGCTGGGCTTTGCCCGGAGCAACATCATCGCTATGCAGGGGCCTTTCAGCATAGCCTTGAATAAGGCGCTTCTGGAGCAGTATTCCATCGGCCTTCTGGTTACCAAGGATGGCGGCCCTCAAGGGGGATTTGCCCAGAAGCAGGAGGCGGCCGAGGCCTCCGGGGCAAGGCTGGTGGTTATTGGCCGCCCCACCGAAGGAGAGGGCCTTGCCTTTGAAGATTTGCTTGATCAACTGCTGAGCCGATTGGAGGTGTCACCGTGA
- the cobJ gene encoding precorrin-3B C(17)-methyltransferase, producing the protein MNKLYVIGIGPGSPETMTPQAASALEQSELLCGYQGYIDLVRERYPEKPMLSTPMTKEVERCRAALEQAVAGKTVAMLCSGDPGVYGMAGLLLELSEQYPPVDIEVVPGVTAALSGAALLGAPLMHDFAVISLSDRMTLWADIEKRLRLAAQADFSLCLYNPSSRQRKDYLCRAVDILLELLPGETVCGWAKNIGREGCDSGVLTLAQLRDFPADMFTTVFVGKSTTRLIGGRMVTPRGYPVEQKGENP; encoded by the coding sequence ATGAACAAGCTGTATGTAATCGGAATCGGCCCCGGCAGTCCCGAGACCATGACCCCGCAGGCCGCTTCGGCTCTGGAGCAGTCAGAGCTGCTTTGCGGCTATCAGGGCTATATTGACTTGGTGCGGGAGCGGTATCCGGAAAAGCCGATGCTTTCCACCCCCATGACCAAGGAGGTGGAGCGGTGCCGGGCGGCTTTGGAGCAGGCGGTGGCGGGCAAAACCGTGGCCATGCTCTGCAGCGGCGACCCCGGTGTTTACGGCATGGCAGGGCTTCTGCTGGAGCTTTCAGAGCAGTATCCTCCTGTGGATATTGAAGTGGTGCCGGGGGTTACGGCGGCGCTGAGCGGGGCGGCTCTGCTGGGCGCTCCCCTCATGCACGATTTCGCCGTCATATCCCTCAGTGACCGTATGACACTGTGGGCGGATATTGAAAAGCGGCTGCGTTTGGCGGCGCAGGCGGATTTTTCCCTCTGCCTTTATAACCCCTCCAGCCGCCAGCGGAAGGATTATCTGTGCCGTGCAGTGGATATTCTGCTGGAGCTTCTGCCGGGTGAAACCGTCTGCGGCTGGGCCAAAAATATCGGCCGTGAGGGCTGTGACAGCGGCGTTTTAACCCTTGCTCAGCTTCGGGATTTTCCGGCGGATATGTTCACCACTGTGTTTGTGGGCAAAAGCACCACCCGGTTGATTGGCGGCCGTATGGTGACCCCCCGGGGCTATCCTGTGGAGCAAAAGGGAGAGAACCCGTGA
- a CDS encoding cobalt-precorrin 5A hydrolase, whose protein sequence is MRIEIASFTQTGYALGEKLQAALQGMGDTAELTRCGEDVSVYDWVSRHFNQVEALVFVGAVGIAVRAVAPHLRSKLTDPAVVVLDERAGFAIPLLSGHVGGANRLAQRLSHITGAVPVVTTATDLHGAWAVDSWAKSQRLCIANPSRIKAVSSKILEGNPVSLYSEMLVVGHFPPPVFLAEETESCDVYIGIHLPPGDALHLVPSVAVLGVGCKKGIPADVIEMRYQRLLKEHNLHPAAIRKVCTINMKQHEPGLVEFCKNHGLPLEVFSLEQLEKVEGCFCASEFVRRTTGVDNVCERSAVLGSAGRLAVPKTAGEGVTMAIAVGEFSLEFEVKE, encoded by the coding sequence ATGAGGATCGAAATAGCCTCTTTCACCCAAACCGGCTATGCTTTGGGCGAAAAGCTCCAAGCCGCTTTGCAGGGGATGGGGGATACAGCGGAGTTGACACGGTGTGGAGAAGATGTTTCGGTTTATGATTGGGTCAGCCGCCATTTCAATCAAGTGGAGGCTCTGGTTTTTGTGGGGGCTGTTGGCATAGCGGTGCGGGCGGTTGCACCCCACCTGCGCTCCAAGCTGACCGACCCGGCTGTGGTGGTGCTGGATGAGCGGGCAGGCTTTGCAATTCCTCTCCTTTCGGGGCATGTGGGAGGTGCTAACCGGCTTGCACAGCGCCTTAGCCATATCACTGGTGCAGTCCCGGTGGTCACCACTGCCACCGATCTTCACGGTGCTTGGGCTGTGGATAGCTGGGCAAAATCCCAGCGGCTTTGCATCGCCAATCCCAGCCGAATCAAGGCGGTATCTTCCAAAATATTGGAGGGGAACCCGGTTTCTCTTTATAGCGAAATGCTGGTGGTGGGGCATTTTCCCCCTCCGGTTTTCTTGGCGGAAGAAACGGAAAGCTGTGATGTTTACATTGGCATCCACCTACCACCGGGGGATGCTCTGCATCTTGTTCCTAGTGTGGCGGTGCTGGGAGTGGGCTGTAAAAAAGGCATCCCTGCCGATGTTATCGAGATGCGGTACCAGCGCCTTCTGAAAGAGCATAACCTGCACCCTGCCGCTATCCGCAAGGTCTGCACCATAAACATGAAACAGCATGAACCGGGGCTGGTGGAATTTTGTAAGAACCACGGTCTGCCGCTGGAAGTGTTTTCCCTGGAACAGCTTGAAAAAGTGGAAGGCTGCTTTTGCGCCTCCGAGTTTGTGCGCCGCACCACCGGCGTGGATAACGTGTGTGAGCGCAGTGCCGTTTTGGGCAGTGCAGGGCGGCTTGCGGTGCCTAAAACCGCTGGCGAAGGTGTAACCATGGCGATAGCAGTGGGGGAGTTTTCCTTGGAATTTGAGGTGAAAGAATGA
- the cobM gene encoding precorrin-4 C(11)-methyltransferase, translating to MAKVYFVGAGPGAADLITLRGKALLEKADTVIYAGSLVNPALLEYTKPGCRIFNSAKMTLEEVIGQMEEATTRGEECIVRLHTGDPSLYGAIREQMTLLEAKGIPYEVVPGVSSFCGASAALHAEYTLPGISQTLIITRMEGRTPVPEKEALAGLAAHDSSMALFLSAGMLGQVQEQLLAGGRPPETPAAIVYKATWPEEKVFHCTIADLARTAEENGITQTALILVGHFLGDSFGRSRLYAPDFSTGYREAKE from the coding sequence ATGGCAAAGGTATATTTTGTAGGAGCCGGGCCGGGTGCGGCGGATTTAATCACCCTGCGGGGCAAGGCCCTGCTGGAAAAAGCGGATACGGTGATTTATGCGGGAAGCCTTGTGAACCCCGCTCTGCTGGAATATACAAAGCCGGGCTGCCGGATTTTCAACAGCGCCAAAATGACGCTGGAGGAGGTCATCGGGCAGATGGAGGAGGCGACCACCCGGGGAGAGGAATGCATTGTGCGTCTGCATACCGGTGACCCCAGCCTCTATGGGGCCATACGGGAGCAGATGACCCTGTTGGAGGCAAAAGGCATACCCTATGAGGTGGTGCCGGGGGTTTCCAGCTTTTGTGGAGCCTCCGCCGCTCTGCATGCGGAATATACCCTGCCGGGGATCAGCCAAACTCTGATCATCACCCGGATGGAGGGCCGCACCCCAGTACCTGAAAAGGAAGCACTGGCTGGCCTAGCGGCTCACGACAGCAGCATGGCGCTGTTCCTCAGTGCGGGCATGCTGGGGCAGGTGCAGGAGCAGCTATTGGCGGGAGGGCGACCCCCTGAAACCCCTGCCGCCATTGTATATAAGGCCACATGGCCGGAGGAAAAGGTGTTTCACTGCACCATTGCCGACCTTGCCCGGACGGCAGAGGAAAACGGCATTACCCAGACCGCCCTGATTTTGGTGGGGCATTTTCTGGGCGATTCCTTTGGACGTTCCCGCCTTTATGCCCCTGATTTTTCCACCGGTTACCGGGAGGCGAAGGAATGA
- the cobI gene encoding precorrin-2 C(20)-methyltransferase, with the protein MKKGTLYGIGVGPGDPKLLTLKAVEIISACPVVAAPVVGSGRTTALDIAAQAVELSGKKQLMLPTLMQKDAAKLEESHQKAAALLRQELDAGHDVAVLNLGDISIYASFAYWKNILEKEGYSAVMVPGIPSFCAVAAELGISLTTMDSPLHIIPADTEALAPCLDLKGTKILMKSGRKLEGVIAELKERGKLSTSAMVQNCGLPGQRIVRELDREEYDKEAYFSTLVVKG; encoded by the coding sequence ATGAAAAAAGGAACCCTTTATGGAATCGGCGTAGGCCCCGGTGACCCCAAGCTTCTGACCCTCAAGGCGGTGGAAATTATTTCCGCCTGCCCGGTGGTGGCGGCCCCGGTGGTGGGGAGCGGGCGTACCACGGCGCTGGATATTGCCGCACAGGCGGTGGAGCTTTCAGGCAAAAAGCAGCTGATGCTCCCCACCCTGATGCAGAAGGATGCGGCCAAACTGGAGGAAAGCCACCAAAAGGCCGCCGCTCTTCTGCGGCAGGAGCTGGATGCGGGCCACGATGTGGCGGTGCTCAATCTGGGGGATATCTCCATTTATGCCTCCTTTGCTTACTGGAAGAACATTCTGGAAAAAGAGGGCTACTCTGCGGTTATGGTGCCCGGTATTCCCAGCTTTTGCGCCGTGGCGGCGGAGCTGGGCATCAGCCTGACCACCATGGATTCCCCTTTGCATATTATCCCGGCGGATACTGAGGCTTTAGCCCCCTGCCTTGACTTAAAGGGGACAAAAATCCTCATGAAATCCGGCCGAAAGCTGGAAGGGGTTATTGCGGAGCTGAAAGAGCGGGGCAAGCTTTCCACTTCGGCCATGGTGCAGAACTGCGGCCTGCCGGGTCAGCGCATTGTCCGGGAGCTTGACCGGGAGGAATACGACAAAGAAGCCTATTTCAGCACCCTTGTGGTGAAGGGCTAA